In Chanodichthys erythropterus isolate Z2021 chromosome 11, ASM2448905v1, whole genome shotgun sequence, a single window of DNA contains:
- the si:dkey-148a17.6 gene encoding leukotriene B4 receptor 1, which yields MNATAYLHGDEETDLGSVGACVILAVCFLVGTPGNLLVMWTILKYVKERSHTVLLILHLAAADLLVLITLPLWIYSLARSWVFGVAACKAMVYIINACMYSSVFIITIMSVERFLAVRYPFFSISWRKQALNKILLIIWTASFLLSIPVIVTHTLGEVHGHDQCTFREYTSDIQEAVLLILETLIGFIIPFFTMLVCYGCLFNRIAQMNFRSKRKSTVLICSVVVIFALCWIPHHVGNFLSLISLAVKHSNPDMAESLEDACTTMSIIAGALVFISSSVNPVLYVFAARSFRSSLRETGIQKLFQHLSSSVSVERNKELSFVSKRQSSHTTNSQSLIDSKLPEDVAVESCISTSD from the coding sequence ATGAATGCTACGGCTTATCTTCACGGAGATGAGGAGACCGACCTGGGCTCGGTGGGGGCATGTGTGATCCTGGCCGTGTGCTTCCTGGTGGGTACACCTGGGAACCTGTTGGTGATGTGGACCATCTTGAAGTATGTGAAAGAGCGCTCTCACACGGTGCTGCTCATCCTCCACCTTGCAGCCGCAGACCTTCTGGTGCTGATCACCCTGCCGCTGTGGATCTACTCGCTGGCCCGTTCCTGGGTGTTCGGAGTGGCCGCCTGCAAAGCCATGGTGTACATCATCAATGCCTGCATGTACAGCAGCGtcttcatcatcaccatcatgaGTGTGGAGCGCTTCCTGGCTGTCAGGTACCCCTTCTTCTCAATCAGCTGGAGGAAACAAGCACTGAACAAAATACTTTTAATAATATGGACGGCCTCATTTCTCCTCAGTATTCCTGTCATTGTAACTCACACTTTGGGAGAAGTTCATGGACACGATCAGTGTACTTTCAGGGAGTACACGTCTGACATCCAGGAGGCTGTGTTGCTCATTTTAGAAACTCTTATAGGCTTCATCATCCCCTTTTTTACTATGCTGGTCTGTTACGGCTGCCTCTTTAATCGCATTGCGCAGATGAACTTTAGGTCCAAACGTAAATCGACGGTTCTCATCTGCAGTGTGGTTGTGATATTCGCACTCTGCTGGATACCTCATCATGTGGGGAATTTCCTTTCCCTCATCTCGCTGGCTGTCAAGCATTCAAACCCAGACATGGCAGAAAGTCTGGAGGACGCCTGCACCACAATGTCCATTATAGCAGGAGCCTTAGTGTTCATCAGTAGCTCAGTAAATCCAGTGCTTTACGTGTTTGCCGCACGTAGCTTCCGCAGCTCGCTCCGGGAAACTGGAATACAGAAGCTGTTTCAACATCTGTCAAGTTCAGTATCAGTTGAAAGGAATAAAGAGTTATCATTCGTGTCCAAAAGACAAAGTTCACACACCACCAACTCACAGTCTCTCATAGACTCAAAGCTGCCTGAAGATGTGGCTGTGGAATCATGTATCAGTACCTCAGATTGA
- the si:dkey-148a17.5 gene encoding leukotriene B4 receptor 1 — MNSSHSDDTVLEEWSSAGNTAVCGILAVCFLVGTPGNLLVMWTILKYVKERSHTVLLILHLAAADLLVLITLPLWIYSLARSWVFGVAACKAMVYIINACMYSSVFIITIMSVERFLAVRYPLKMLYWQNGMSLSRILPVTWILSFILGIPVILTQYLDIDDDGMKQCLCRVYDSVSFEIFCIGLETLLGFTIPFFTLAICYCQVATQLRKVRFKTKQKSIFLIGGVVVAFILCWLPHHVLNIIDMVHLVGKLDKLSPIPNSAVFISGALPFISSSLNPVLYVFASRIFHGKLQKFGIVKMFQDLATTKEVLQDSGLQDGKSLKDPNGGEQRELVDL; from the coding sequence ATGAACAGCTCTCATAGTGATGATACGGTACTGGAGGAGTGGTCATCTGCAGGGAACACCGCTGTCTGTGGGATCCTGGCCGTGTGCTTCCTGGTGGGTACACCTGGGAACCTGTTGGTGATGTGGACCATCTTGAAGTATGTGAAAGAGCGCTCTCACACGGTGCTGCTCATCCTCCACCTTGCAGCCGCAGACCTTCTGGTGCTGATCACCCTGCCGCTGTGGATCTACTCGCTGGCCCGTTCCTGGGTGTTCGGAGTGGCCGCCTGCAAAGCCATGGTGTACATCATCAATGCCTGCATGTACAGCAGCGtcttcatcatcaccatcatgaGTGTGGAGCGCTTCCTGGCTGTCAGGTACCCTTTGAAGATGCTGTATTGGCAAAATGGGATGTCCCTTTCCAGAATACTTCCAGTGACCTGGATCCTGTCATTCATTTTGGGGATTCCTGTCATCCTGACTCAGTATCTAGATATTGATGATGATGGAATGAAACAATGCTTGTGCCGGGTCTACGACTCTGTGTcttttgaaatcttttgtattGGTTTGGAGACTCTGCTTGGCTTCACCATTCCTTTTTTCACACTTGCGATCTGTTACTGTCAAGTTGCCACACAGCTCCGCAAGGTGCGCTTTAAGACCAAGCAGAAATCCATCTTCCTCATTGGTGGAGTGGTCGTGGCCTTCATTTTGTGTTGGTTACCCCACCATGTTCTTAATATCATAGATATGGTTCATCTAGTAGGGAAATTAGACAAACTGTCTCCTATCCCAAATAGTGCTGTCTTCATTTCTGGAGCTCTGCCTTTTATCAGTAGCTCATTGAATCCTGTGCTGTATGTGTTTGCTTCTAGAATCTTCCATGGAAAGCTACAAAAGTTTGGGATAGTAAAGATGTTTCAAGACTTGGCAACAACGAAAGAAGTCTTACAGGATTCTGGACTGCAGGATGGAAAGAGCTTGAAAGATCCTAATGGTGGTGAACAGAGGGAACTCGTGGATCTCTGA